One genomic window of Marinobacter adhaerens HP15 includes the following:
- a CDS encoding GFA family protein, translating to MNGECLCGEVKFEIKGYLPNLYQCHCSLCRKVTGSSANAATLVTQKDFRWLSGQDKISSFQKPTGYRSDFCSVCGSPVPNQLRGMELVWVPAGLLEESFETAVAVNVHLHMGSAASWERDSGDCVRLEAGPESLESLQEALQENPRA from the coding sequence ATGAACGGCGAATGCCTGTGTGGCGAGGTGAAGTTTGAAATCAAGGGCTATCTTCCCAACCTCTACCAATGCCACTGTTCCCTCTGCCGGAAGGTAACGGGATCGTCGGCAAATGCGGCAACTTTGGTTACGCAGAAGGATTTTCGCTGGCTGTCTGGTCAGGACAAAATCTCTTCTTTCCAGAAGCCAACAGGCTATCGCAGTGATTTCTGCTCGGTATGCGGTAGTCCAGTACCGAATCAACTGAGGGGAATGGAGTTGGTTTGGGTTCCTGCAGGACTCCTGGAGGAGTCATTTGAAACGGCCGTGGCCGTGAACGTGCATCTTCACATGGGCTCAGCTGCCTCCTGGGAGCGTGACTCCGGGGATTGCGTCCGCCTGGAGGCAGGGCCCGAGAGCCTTGAATCTTTACAGGAAGCTTTACAGGAAAATCCCCGTGCCTGA
- a CDS encoding LysR family transcriptional regulator, with translation MSLQALKAFESAARRGSFKLAAEELSLTPTAISHHIGNLESRLNVSLFHRQGRRISLTGTGIRLAKATAEGFRKIDSALEEVVKAGNTVRVTTTSSLAAMVLIPSQHDFEQANPEISVEISTGESVDSQSYIIPIRFGDVSVAEHSDVIRFESFNVFGAYGMTPPSWENAPLTLFTTEWKNKALPAPPLTDWLEKNGLQGANIQLKTFDQELFGIQQAMAGNGLVFCSTTLVERLLKANVLQHFDTQSVTSDLCYYVPGRDSFETRSAAKFLNWIEDILNQ, from the coding sequence GTGTCATTACAGGCGCTGAAAGCCTTTGAGTCGGCTGCCCGCCGGGGTAGTTTCAAGTTGGCGGCAGAAGAACTTTCGCTAACGCCGACAGCCATCTCACACCATATTGGCAACCTGGAAAGCCGATTGAATGTGAGCCTGTTTCATCGGCAGGGAAGACGGATATCCTTGACGGGAACGGGTATCCGATTAGCCAAAGCGACCGCGGAAGGGTTTCGCAAAATCGACAGCGCTTTGGAAGAGGTGGTGAAGGCAGGCAATACGGTCAGGGTGACGACGACATCATCCTTGGCAGCGATGGTGCTGATCCCTTCCCAGCACGATTTCGAACAAGCCAACCCCGAGATTTCTGTGGAAATATCGACCGGCGAGTCGGTCGACAGCCAATCCTACATCATTCCCATTCGATTCGGGGATGTCTCAGTTGCTGAGCATTCTGATGTCATTCGATTTGAGTCATTCAATGTATTTGGTGCCTATGGAATGACGCCTCCCTCCTGGGAAAATGCCCCTTTAACCCTTTTTACCACGGAGTGGAAAAACAAAGCGTTACCGGCCCCTCCCCTCACCGATTGGTTAGAAAAAAATGGACTGCAGGGGGCAAATATCCAACTCAAAACGTTTGATCAGGAGCTTTTCGGGATCCAACAGGCTATGGCGGGCAATGGGCTGGTGTTCTGCTCTACAACGCTCGTCGAAAGGCTGTTAAAGGCCAACGTTCTGCAGCATTTCGACACTCAATCGGTAACATCAGATTTGTGCTATTACGTTCCGGGTAGGGATAGCTTCGAAACGAGGAGTGCGGCCAAATTCCTGAATTGGATCGAAGATATCCTGAACCAGTAA
- a CDS encoding serine hydrolase domain-containing protein yields MSREAANLERLHSLIVVHEGQEVLALDLKSAGLDTPTNIKSLSKTVLAALVGIGIEKGVFEGTNQPVVETLGDRVPASATEGVDRITLGHLLSLQAGLQRTSGRYYGPWVNSDNWVHHVLTRPFVDEPGGRMLYSTGSSHLLSAALTESAGRSTLDLAREWLGEPLNITIPAWGRDPQGIYFGGNNMALSPRDLAKIGELYRNEGRLGDRRLFPENWVRESWIERGRSAYTDDPYGYGWFQQPLAGEMGYYGRGYGGQVLYVMPARKLTVVMTSDPTPPSPGSAFLRRQFQLIEEHIIPAVEN; encoded by the coding sequence GTGTCCAGAGAGGCTGCAAACCTTGAGCGCCTTCACTCCTTGATTGTTGTCCATGAGGGCCAGGAAGTTCTGGCATTGGATTTGAAGAGTGCCGGGCTCGACACGCCAACCAACATCAAATCTCTCTCCAAGACAGTACTCGCCGCGCTGGTGGGTATCGGCATCGAAAAAGGTGTGTTCGAGGGAACCAATCAACCGGTTGTTGAAACGCTCGGTGACCGCGTACCCGCCTCCGCCACCGAGGGCGTAGACCGGATAACTCTGGGCCACCTGCTGTCTTTGCAGGCCGGGTTGCAGCGGACATCTGGCCGTTACTATGGCCCCTGGGTGAACAGCGATAACTGGGTGCACCATGTGCTTACCCGGCCGTTCGTGGATGAGCCGGGCGGTCGCATGCTCTACTCTACCGGCAGCAGCCACCTGCTCTCGGCGGCGCTCACTGAAAGCGCCGGGCGCAGCACGCTCGACCTGGCGCGGGAATGGTTGGGCGAGCCACTGAATATAACTATTCCTGCCTGGGGTCGGGACCCCCAGGGGATCTATTTTGGTGGCAATAATATGGCTCTTTCGCCAAGGGACCTGGCAAAAATCGGCGAGCTCTATCGCAATGAAGGCCGCCTTGGTGATCGGCGCCTGTTTCCGGAAAACTGGGTGCGGGAGTCCTGGATTGAACGCGGAAGGTCCGCCTACACAGATGATCCCTATGGCTATGGCTGGTTCCAGCAGCCGCTCGCCGGCGAAATGGGGTATTACGGGCGTGGGTACGGAGGCCAGGTACTGTATGTGATGCCCGCTCGCAAACTGACCGTGGTGATGACCTCTGACCCTACCCCTCCCTCGCCGGGTTCAGCCTTTTTGCGCCGCCAGTTCCAGTTAATTGAGGAGCACATAATTCCTGCCGTGGAAAACTGA
- a CDS encoding GNAT family N-acetyltransferase, with the protein MDISIEPGRADHLDGIHALVLEWGYTASRLRTKAWLEAIANSPDHQLFVALSGGSVVGWIAVEKRLFLSELFVAEITGLVVGSRARRAGIGQLLVQSAEDWSSSMGLPRVVVRSNVTRLESHGFYPAVGYTQSKTTHVYTKDLKQPGSEP; encoded by the coding sequence ATGGACATTTCAATCGAACCGGGGCGGGCTGATCATCTTGATGGCATTCACGCTCTGGTCCTCGAATGGGGTTACACAGCCAGCAGGCTCCGCACGAAAGCATGGCTCGAGGCAATCGCTAACTCTCCCGACCATCAGCTTTTCGTCGCCCTTTCCGGAGGTTCGGTCGTTGGATGGATAGCTGTGGAAAAGCGCCTGTTCCTCAGCGAGCTGTTTGTCGCGGAAATTACAGGCCTGGTTGTAGGCTCCCGCGCACGGAGGGCTGGTATCGGCCAGCTATTGGTCCAGTCTGCTGAAGACTGGTCCAGCTCTATGGGACTCCCGCGGGTGGTGGTACGCTCTAATGTAACGCGCCTTGAGTCTCATGGCTTTTATCCGGCGGTTGGTTATACGCAATCCAAAACAACGCATGTCTACACCAAAGACCTCAAGCAGCCCGGATCGGAGCCCTGA
- a CDS encoding acyl-CoA thioesterase, which translates to MENNSTSLSMTVLMTPDKANFSGNVHGGTLLKYLDEVAYACASRYAGTYVVTLSVDQVMFLQPIQIGELVTFLASVNYTGRTSMEIGIKVVTENIRDKLVRHSNSCFFTMVAVDDNGKAVAVPQLVPSTDDQIRRFANGKERRAIRAELEERYKALHKK; encoded by the coding sequence ATGGAAAACAATTCAACAAGCCTGAGCATGACCGTTCTGATGACGCCGGACAAAGCCAATTTCTCCGGCAATGTGCACGGCGGCACCCTGCTGAAGTACCTGGATGAGGTCGCTTATGCCTGCGCCAGCCGCTACGCGGGGACCTATGTTGTTACCCTGTCCGTCGATCAGGTGATGTTCCTCCAGCCCATCCAGATTGGCGAGCTGGTGACCTTTCTGGCCAGCGTGAACTATACCGGCCGTACCTCCATGGAGATCGGCATCAAGGTGGTTACCGAGAACATCCGCGACAAGTTGGTTCGCCATAGCAACAGCTGCTTTTTTACCATGGTGGCGGTTGATGACAACGGCAAAGCCGTCGCCGTGCCGCAGTTGGTCCCGAGCACCGATGATCAGATACGGCGATTTGCCAACGGCAAGGAGCGCCGGGCCATTCGTGCCGAACTGGAGGAACGCTACAAGGCACTGCATAAAAAATGA
- a CDS encoding amino acid ABC transporter permease, giving the protein MNSLFTPLSWSDSGLILTGVWNTIIISVVAIVVGTILGLIVGFLRAESNKAVNVLFGSVLDVLRSVPLIIQLILFSTFVGAMGNPLAPFVAGSIVLSLYTMAFMSEVFRSGFESVSPSMQTAARSLGMTKWQTIYHIRLPIGLRAVFPSWLGVALSVIKDSALVSVIGYMELLRTSEQLISRTQQPLEILIGVGIFYFIISYPLSHYGRYVERKMAI; this is encoded by the coding sequence ATGAATTCTTTATTCACACCCCTGTCCTGGAGCGATAGCGGTCTGATCCTGACCGGTGTCTGGAATACCATCATCATCTCCGTTGTCGCCATCGTGGTGGGCACTATTCTGGGATTGATCGTCGGCTTTCTCCGTGCCGAGAGCAACAAGGCCGTCAACGTCCTTTTCGGTAGCGTGCTCGACGTGCTGAGAAGTGTTCCCCTGATCATCCAGCTTATTTTGTTCTCCACTTTTGTCGGTGCGATGGGGAATCCACTGGCGCCGTTTGTTGCGGGCTCCATTGTGCTCTCGCTGTATACCATGGCCTTCATGAGCGAGGTATTTCGCAGTGGCTTTGAGAGTGTCAGTCCCTCAATGCAGACGGCAGCGCGCTCACTGGGTATGACCAAATGGCAAACCATCTACCACATTCGGTTGCCGATTGGTTTGCGTGCTGTGTTCCCCTCGTGGCTGGGTGTTGCACTCAGTGTCATCAAGGACTCGGCCCTGGTCTCGGTCATCGGTTACATGGAATTGCTGCGCACGTCGGAGCAACTGATTTCAAGAACCCAGCAACCGCTCGAGATTCTGATCGGTGTTGGTATCTTTTACTTCATTATTTCGTACCCGCTGTCCCACTACGGCCGGTATGTTGAGAGGAAAATGGCAATATGA
- a CDS encoding YnfA family protein: MPELKTIGLFLVTALAEIVGCYLPYLWLREGKSIWLLVPGALSLAAFAWLLSLHPTAAGRVYAAYGGVYIFMAILWLWAIDGIRPTVWDLVGSGVALLGMAIIMFAPRGA, from the coding sequence GTGCCTGAACTGAAAACCATCGGTCTGTTTCTCGTTACCGCGCTGGCTGAAATCGTTGGCTGCTACCTACCCTATCTCTGGCTTCGCGAGGGAAAGAGCATCTGGCTTCTGGTACCCGGGGCCCTAAGCCTGGCGGCATTTGCCTGGTTACTTTCCCTGCATCCCACTGCCGCCGGGCGGGTTTATGCGGCCTACGGCGGTGTGTATATCTTTATGGCCATTCTCTGGCTTTGGGCTATTGATGGTATCCGGCCGACCGTTTGGGATCTGGTGGGATCCGGCGTAGCACTGCTCGGCATGGCGATTATCATGTTTGCGCCTAGAGGCGCATAA
- a CDS encoding glutathione S-transferase family protein: MKIYGDTQSGNCYKVQLVCQLLNIDHQWIDVDILAGDTKSDDFLKKNPNGKIPLLELDSGETLSESNAIINYLAFGSDLYPNDRLAQARVLQWQFFEQYSHEPFIAVARFINKYLGLPADKADEYAAKQTGGHKALQVMEQQLAQTPFLAGEKVTTADISLYAYTHVADEGGFELEAYPAIRAWLDRVAALPNFRPMV, encoded by the coding sequence ATGAAAATCTATGGCGATACCCAATCCGGCAACTGCTACAAGGTTCAGCTCGTTTGCCAACTGCTGAACATCGACCATCAGTGGATTGATGTCGACATTCTGGCGGGCGACACAAAATCCGATGATTTTTTGAAAAAGAACCCGAATGGCAAGATTCCTCTGCTGGAGCTGGATAGTGGCGAGACGCTGTCAGAGTCCAACGCCATCATCAACTACCTCGCGTTCGGCTCTGATCTGTACCCGAATGACCGCCTCGCCCAGGCCCGCGTTCTGCAATGGCAGTTCTTCGAACAATACAGCCATGAGCCGTTTATCGCCGTTGCGCGCTTTATCAACAAGTACCTGGGACTGCCGGCAGACAAAGCCGACGAGTATGCCGCCAAGCAAACCGGCGGTCACAAGGCCTTGCAGGTGATGGAGCAGCAGCTGGCACAAACGCCATTCCTGGCGGGTGAGAAGGTCACTACTGCAGATATCTCACTCTATGCATACACCCACGTCGCCGATGAGGGTGGTTTTGAGCTGGAAGCCTACCCTGCGATTCGCGCATGGCTGGATCGGGTTGCGGCATTACCGAATTTCAGGCCTATGGTTTAG
- a CDS encoding DinB family protein: MSLRTNFELMAAYNQWMNEKIYGAARGLEQTELAKDRGAFFGSILGTLNHIVVGDTIWLKRFAMHPTFSIALKEVVDLPSPNKLNDILFEDFAALSERRAWLDNHIIGWVGTLSDDDLNVVIRYQNTKGVPANRRFSSLLQHFFNHQTHHRGQVSTLLSQAGVDIGVTDLLALIPDQSKE, encoded by the coding sequence ATGAGTCTGAGAACAAATTTCGAATTGATGGCCGCCTACAATCAGTGGATGAATGAAAAGATCTATGGAGCGGCAAGGGGCCTTGAACAAACCGAGTTGGCCAAGGATCGTGGCGCGTTCTTCGGCTCCATTCTCGGAACGCTCAACCACATTGTTGTTGGCGACACCATTTGGCTAAAACGGTTCGCCATGCACCCAACCTTTAGCATTGCACTGAAGGAAGTCGTAGATCTGCCCTCACCCAACAAACTGAACGATATCCTGTTTGAGGACTTCGCCGCGCTGTCGGAGCGGAGGGCCTGGCTCGACAACCATATTATCGGTTGGGTTGGCACGTTGTCGGATGACGACCTGAACGTGGTTATCCGTTATCAAAACACGAAGGGGGTTCCAGCGAACCGTCGGTTCTCCAGTCTTCTTCAACACTTTTTCAATCACCAGACCCATCATCGCGGGCAGGTTTCTACGCTGCTCTCACAAGCCGGGGTGGATATTGGGGTGACAGATCTTCTGGCGCTGATTCCAGACCAATCTAAGGAATGA
- a CDS encoding DUF1330 domain-containing protein, giving the protein MTAYVIGNITVKDPDKWAEYRSLVPATLAPWGAELVLRGTQAKVLSGQYRHTDTVVIRFPNADSVANWHDSPAYQALVPLRNQAADVDLVTFEADE; this is encoded by the coding sequence ATGACCGCCTACGTGATCGGTAACATCACCGTAAAAGACCCCGACAAATGGGCAGAATACCGCAGCCTTGTTCCGGCAACGCTGGCTCCCTGGGGTGCGGAACTGGTACTTCGGGGTACACAGGCAAAGGTGCTGAGCGGGCAATACCGGCACACCGATACGGTGGTTATCCGCTTTCCCAATGCGGATTCCGTCGCCAATTGGCACGACTCTCCTGCCTATCAGGCATTGGTGCCGTTACGCAACCAGGCAGCGGATGTGGATCTGGTGACCTTCGAGGCCGACGAATAA
- a CDS encoding SDR family oxidoreductase: MRKNILITGASTGLGEGMAREWAAKGCNLALCARRADKLEALQRELQQAHPDIRVLVRGLDVCDYDQVFEVFRGFRDELGSLDRVVVNAGIGSSQPIGRGHFAANRHTAETNFIAAIAQSEAAMEIFREQNSGHLVLMSSVSGVRGFRGPLNVYAATKAAVASLAEGLQLDTRGKPINVSNIMPGYILTDINRDTKNAPFRVDLETGVKALVKAIESEKRRAYVPWWPWTPLS, encoded by the coding sequence ATGCGAAAGAACATTCTGATTACCGGTGCCAGCACCGGTCTCGGGGAAGGCATGGCTCGCGAATGGGCGGCCAAAGGCTGTAATCTGGCGCTCTGTGCGCGCCGGGCAGACAAGCTGGAAGCTCTCCAGCGGGAATTGCAGCAGGCTCATCCGGATATCCGGGTACTCGTCCGAGGCCTTGATGTCTGCGATTACGATCAGGTGTTCGAAGTGTTCCGGGGCTTCCGGGATGAGCTCGGTAGTCTTGATCGGGTGGTGGTTAACGCAGGCATTGGCAGCTCACAGCCCATCGGCCGTGGGCATTTCGCCGCCAACCGTCACACCGCCGAGACCAACTTCATCGCCGCTATTGCCCAGAGCGAGGCGGCCATGGAGATCTTCCGCGAGCAAAACAGCGGTCACCTGGTGTTGATGTCGTCAGTCAGTGGTGTTCGCGGTTTCCGTGGGCCACTGAACGTATACGCTGCCACCAAGGCCGCCGTAGCCTCTCTGGCGGAAGGCCTGCAACTGGATACCAGGGGCAAGCCCATTAACGTCAGCAACATCATGCCGGGCTACATTCTCACCGATATTAACCGCGATACGAAAAATGCCCCCTTCCGGGTGGATCTGGAAACCGGAGTGAAGGCTCTGGTGAAGGCCATCGAATCGGAGAAGCGCCGGGCCTATGTGCCCTGGTGGCCATGGACGCCGCTGAGCTAA
- a CDS encoding ChaB family protein, producing the protein METAHKVAWAAVKEEYHKEGDRWVKGKSQE; encoded by the coding sequence ATAGAGACGGCCCACAAAGTAGCCTGGGCGGCGGTTAAAGAGGAATATCACAAGGAGGGCGACAGGTGGGTCAAAGGCAAATCCCAAGAATGA
- a CDS encoding amino acid ABC transporter ATP-binding protein yields MISVQNVHKSFGDLEVLKGVSLDVKKGEVVSVIGGSGSGKSTLLYCINAIEPINKGKILVDDVDVHAKETNKDKLRQKLGMVFQQWNSFPHMTVLENAALAPRIVKKMSKEEAIEIAKKELEHVGLGDKFDVYPTKMSGGQQQRLAIARALAMKPDYMLLDEVTSALDPELVGEVLDTLRLLAEEGMTMICVTHEMGFARDVSDRVAYFHEGVIAEIGEARQVITDPQNPLTQKFLSKVR; encoded by the coding sequence ATGATCAGCGTACAGAATGTCCATAAATCCTTCGGCGATCTTGAAGTACTGAAAGGCGTCAGCCTGGATGTAAAGAAAGGCGAGGTCGTGAGCGTTATCGGGGGCTCCGGCAGTGGCAAGTCGACTCTCCTGTATTGCATCAATGCCATTGAGCCCATCAACAAGGGCAAGATCCTCGTTGATGATGTGGATGTCCATGCCAAAGAGACCAACAAGGACAAGCTGCGCCAGAAACTGGGCATGGTCTTTCAGCAATGGAATTCCTTTCCTCATATGACTGTACTGGAGAACGCCGCACTGGCGCCCAGAATCGTCAAGAAAATGAGCAAGGAAGAGGCAATCGAAATTGCCAAGAAAGAGTTGGAGCACGTCGGCCTGGGCGACAAGTTCGACGTCTATCCCACGAAAATGTCGGGCGGCCAGCAGCAACGCCTGGCGATTGCCCGTGCTCTGGCCATGAAGCCTGACTATATGCTGCTTGACGAGGTGACCTCCGCGCTCGACCCGGAGCTGGTCGGCGAGGTTCTGGATACCCTGCGCCTGTTGGCAGAAGAGGGGATGACCATGATCTGTGTGACCCACGAAATGGGGTTCGCACGGGATGTCTCTGACCGGGTGGCTTACTTCCACGAGGGTGTGATCGCAGAGATCGGTGAAGCACGCCAGGTGATTACCGATCCGCAAAACCCGCTCACCCAGAAGTTCCTTTCAAAAGTGCGCTAG
- a CDS encoding DUF4399 domain-containing protein: MAITLFSALLIAPVAAIAESMKSEAPANAGVYFVQPTDGATVDETFKVVFGLRNMGVAPAGVEKAGTGHHHLLIDTDVPSDLSKSLPATDQIRHFGGGQTETEITLSPGKHTLQLLVGDHMHVPHNPPVVSEKITVMVE, from the coding sequence ATCGCAATTACACTGTTTTCAGCTCTGTTGATCGCGCCAGTAGCAGCGATTGCAGAGAGCATGAAGTCTGAGGCGCCGGCCAACGCTGGCGTGTATTTCGTGCAACCAACTGACGGCGCAACCGTAGACGAAACCTTCAAAGTCGTCTTTGGTCTGCGGAACATGGGCGTGGCACCTGCTGGCGTGGAAAAAGCAGGCACCGGACACCACCACCTGCTGATCGATACCGACGTACCGTCCGATCTGAGCAAATCCCTCCCGGCAACGGATCAAATCAGACACTTTGGTGGCGGGCAAACCGAAACCGAGATCACGCTATCACCGGGTAAACACACGCTGCAGCTTTTGGTCGGTGATCACATGCATGTGCCGCACAACCCGCCAGTGGTTTCCGAGAAGATCACAGTAATGGTGGAGTAA
- a CDS encoding transporter substrate-binding domain-containing protein codes for MIRKLAPLVFACAAVTSVSATADQLDTVIQRGTLNCGVVLDFPPMGYFDENNEPAGFDVDYCNDLGEALGVDVNVLNLTWGERIPSLVSGKTDVVIGSTSDTLERAKTVGFTYPYFVFKFQVIANEDKNIESFDDLKNLKVGAALGTTYETEYLAYAEQQGWGKDNYTSFKSENDAYLGLYQGKVDAIISTNTNIATKLRSEEFADFEAGPYVPNYDDVVGIIAKRDEVAWINYLNLFLVRQIRDGNMNEAYNKHFGTDAPADLIKSLRDNK; via the coding sequence ATGATTCGCAAACTAGCACCGCTTGTATTCGCTTGTGCTGCGGTAACCTCCGTAAGCGCGACAGCCGATCAGCTGGACACCGTGATTCAACGTGGCACTCTGAACTGTGGCGTGGTTCTGGATTTCCCACCAATGGGATATTTTGACGAGAACAACGAGCCTGCAGGCTTCGACGTCGATTACTGTAACGACCTGGGCGAGGCGCTCGGCGTAGACGTCAATGTTCTCAACCTGACCTGGGGCGAGCGGATTCCCTCCCTGGTGTCCGGCAAGACTGATGTGGTTATCGGTTCTACCTCCGATACACTGGAGCGCGCCAAGACCGTTGGCTTCACCTACCCGTATTTCGTCTTCAAATTCCAGGTTATCGCTAACGAGGACAAGAACATTGAATCCTTCGACGACCTGAAAAACCTGAAAGTCGGTGCAGCACTCGGCACCACCTATGAAACCGAATACCTCGCGTATGCCGAGCAGCAGGGCTGGGGCAAGGACAACTACACCTCCTTCAAATCCGAGAACGATGCCTACCTGGGTCTTTACCAGGGCAAGGTCGACGCAATCATCTCTACCAACACCAACATCGCGACCAAACTGCGTAGCGAAGAGTTCGCAGACTTTGAAGCAGGCCCCTACGTTCCCAACTACGACGACGTTGTGGGCATCATCGCCAAGCGTGATGAGGTTGCCTGGATCAACTACCTGAACCTGTTCCTGGTACGCCAGATTCGCGACGGCAACATGAACGAAGCTTACAACAAGCACTTCGGTACCGATGCGCCGGCCGATCTGATCAAGTCCCTCCGGGACAACAAGTAA
- a CDS encoding DksA/TraR family C4-type zinc finger protein: protein MAGGWSRDGAVQEQIDASVEDEIQRARSQLAKGESAEECDECGAPIPEARRKAIPGVRLCIDCQSAHEKEHSQSGGINRRGSKDSQLR from the coding sequence ATGGCAGGCGGATGGTCTCGTGATGGTGCGGTTCAGGAACAGATCGACGCAAGCGTTGAGGATGAAATCCAGCGCGCACGCAGCCAGTTGGCCAAAGGCGAAAGTGCCGAGGAATGTGATGAGTGCGGAGCACCAATTCCAGAGGCCCGGCGCAAGGCCATTCCCGGTGTTCGTTTGTGCATTGACTGCCAGTCGGCCCATGAAAAGGAGCACAGCCAGTCTGGCGGCATCAATCGCAGGGGCAGCAAGGACAGCCAGCTGCGATAG
- a CDS encoding DUF2834 domain-containing protein: protein MRLSPLPLVVLCLFMGFTFWVMAGAEQSLLAFGAQLMSSPDTAQVVIDLYILAVLACIWMYQDAKRRGKGLGYLVPFFVLTAVFVSAGPLLYLVLRGGPETETGRL from the coding sequence ATGAGACTATCCCCCCTCCCCCTCGTCGTTCTCTGCCTGTTTATGGGCTTCACCTTCTGGGTGATGGCCGGCGCCGAGCAATCGCTCCTGGCATTCGGGGCCCAGTTGATGTCGAGCCCCGATACCGCACAGGTTGTTATTGATCTCTACATTCTCGCGGTATTGGCTTGCATCTGGATGTACCAGGATGCCAAACGTCGAGGCAAAGGATTGGGTTACCTAGTTCCGTTTTTCGTTCTGACAGCAGTGTTTGTCTCCGCAGGGCCCTTGTTGTATCTGGTTCTTCGAGGTGGGCCCGAGACTGAAACTGGTAGGCTTTGA
- a CDS encoding amino acid ABC transporter permease gives MDYEFHWNVVFQNMPQLLNGAFVTLHVSVLAMLLGVVIAILLAIAKMNNTKFFSQVATVWVEIARNTPALFQIYMAYFGLGAFGIHLSPYVAVLSALVFINAGYLTETFRGGFQSIPSTQYSASKSLGMTSIQTYRYIILPQMLRRIYHPMTNQFVWSILMSSLGILVGMSELSGTTQRLQSLSFRTLEFFIVAAVMYFVITKLVLFGSSLLARRLFKGEI, from the coding sequence ATGGACTACGAATTTCACTGGAACGTTGTGTTCCAGAACATGCCCCAGCTGCTGAACGGTGCCTTCGTTACCCTGCACGTATCCGTTCTGGCGATGCTTCTGGGCGTTGTGATCGCAATACTGTTGGCGATCGCCAAAATGAACAACACAAAGTTCTTCAGCCAGGTTGCTACGGTCTGGGTCGAGATCGCCCGGAATACGCCGGCCCTGTTCCAGATCTACATGGCCTATTTTGGCCTTGGAGCATTTGGTATCCACCTCAGTCCCTACGTGGCGGTATTGAGCGCACTGGTCTTTATCAACGCGGGCTACCTGACGGAGACGTTCCGGGGTGGTTTCCAGTCGATTCCGAGCACCCAGTACAGCGCCTCCAAGTCGCTGGGCATGACCAGTATCCAGACGTATCGATACATCATCCTTCCGCAGATGCTGAGACGCATCTACCACCCGATGACCAACCAGTTTGTCTGGTCCATCCTGATGAGCTCTCTGGGCATTCTGGTGGGTATGAGCGAGCTTTCTGGCACGACTCAGCGTCTGCAGTCACTGTCGTTCAGAACGCTGGAGTTCTTCATTGTGGCGGCCGTGATGTACTTCGTGATCACCAAACTCGTGTTGTTCGGGTCATCACTGCTTGCTCGTAGACTTTTCAAGGGGGAAATCTGA